One Vitis riparia cultivar Riparia Gloire de Montpellier isolate 1030 chromosome 4, EGFV_Vit.rip_1.0, whole genome shotgun sequence genomic window carries:
- the LOC117912028 gene encoding ribonuclease H2 subunit B isoform X4: MAWSEGVEETRLLIAPDVNAIGNGLGQFLSLRHPKSGKATCYLFKNGTLQELNWFKQSYGSWFLGDYVCEDGRLYTATIVDPVFIMLPIFEEARMKKRDDPGKFRQLDEIMFVNSYPGYQHLIPIAENCMQVVCEIKEIGSSKFFRLDDSKVLAWLCYKVHQLKQILPTLDKNYAARDTKDTCMVF; encoded by the exons ATGGCCTGGTCGGAAGGAGTTGAGGAAACTCGTCTTCTCATTGCGCCGG ATGTTAATGCAATTGGAAATGGCTTAGGGCAATTTTTATCCCTTCGCCATCCCAAATCAG GAAAAGCGACATGTTATCTCTTTAAAAATGGGACACTCCAAGAACTTAATTGGTTTAAGCAATCTTACGGGTCTTGGTTCCTCGGGGATTATGTCTGTGAAG ATGGGCGCCTATATACTGCCACTATAGTTGATCCTGTTTTCATTATGTTGCCCATTTTTGAGGAAGCTAGGATGAAG AAGAGGGACGACCCAGGGAAGTTCAGGCAATTAGATGAGATAATGTTCGTTAACAGCTATCCTGGATATCAACATTTAATACCCATTGCAGAGAATTGTATGCAAGTAGTTTGTGAAATCAAAG AAATCGGATCCTCCAAGTTTTTTAGGCTGGATGACTCAAAGGTTTTAGCTTGGCTGTGCTATAAG GTACACCAATTAAAACAGATTCTACCCACATTGGACAAAAACTATGCTGCTCGTGATACgaaggatacatgtatggtttTT TAA
- the LOC117912028 gene encoding ribonuclease H2 subunit B isoform X1, which translates to MAWSEGVEETRLLIAPDVNAIGNGLGQFLSLRHPKSGKATCYLFKNGTLQELNWFKQSYGSWFLGDYVCEDGRLYTATIVDPVFIMLPIFEEARMKKRDDPGKFRQLDEIMFVNSYPGYQHLIPIAENCMQVVCEIKEIGSSKFFRLDDSKVLAWLCYKVHQLKQILPTLDKNYAARDTKDTLTDAISILGEYLEDEPWLKLLCDHLKLNLLDATMKAPVIEFHPTAPDNSLGSSNQLQGKSGNERKTTRPGKQPKKAKVEKDSRNIKDMFSRASRK; encoded by the exons ATGGCCTGGTCGGAAGGAGTTGAGGAAACTCGTCTTCTCATTGCGCCGG ATGTTAATGCAATTGGAAATGGCTTAGGGCAATTTTTATCCCTTCGCCATCCCAAATCAG GAAAAGCGACATGTTATCTCTTTAAAAATGGGACACTCCAAGAACTTAATTGGTTTAAGCAATCTTACGGGTCTTGGTTCCTCGGGGATTATGTCTGTGAAG ATGGGCGCCTATATACTGCCACTATAGTTGATCCTGTTTTCATTATGTTGCCCATTTTTGAGGAAGCTAGGATGAAG AAGAGGGACGACCCAGGGAAGTTCAGGCAATTAGATGAGATAATGTTCGTTAACAGCTATCCTGGATATCAACATTTAATACCCATTGCAGAGAATTGTATGCAAGTAGTTTGTGAAATCAAAG AAATCGGATCCTCCAAGTTTTTTAGGCTGGATGACTCAAAGGTTTTAGCTTGGCTGTGCTATAAG GTACACCAATTAAAACAGATTCTACCCACATTGGACAAAAACTATGCTGCTCGTGATACgaaggatacat TAACTGATGCGATCTCAATATTGGGGGAATACTTGGAGGATGAGCCTTGGTTGAAGCTTTTGTGTGACCATCTAAA GTTAAATTTATTGGATGCAACTATGAAAGCACCAGTTATTGAATTCCATCCAACTGCTCCAGACAATAGTTTAGGGTCTTCCAATCAATTACAG GGAAAGAGTGggaatgaaagaaaaactaCGAGACCTGGAAAGCAACCTAAAAAGGCAAAAGTGGAGAAAGATTCaagaaacatcaaagacatGTTTAGCAGGGCTTCTAGAAAGTGA
- the LOC117913101 gene encoding lachrymatory-factor synthase-like: MEEPEPRWEGKATAELKTTAPDQVWPLLEDFCGIHKWFPDLDTSYQVEGEKGKPGLTRYCANNPGESGVKWAKEKLLTIDPIQRCFSYEVLDNNIGFNSYVATIKVLPVDGGGCRIEWSFASGPIEGWRSDDLGSFIDSCLQFMAKKMEAAIKNEDGSSCG, translated from the coding sequence ATGGAAGAACCAGAGCCCAGATGGGAAGGCAAAGCCACAGCAGAGCTCAAAACCACCGCACCAGATCAGGTATGGCCTCTACTGGAGGACTTCTGCGGTATCCACAAATGGTTTCCCGATCTTGATACTTCTTATCAAGTAGAAGGGGAGAAGGGCAAGCCTGGCCTGACTCGGTACTGTGCCAACAACCCCGGCGAGAGTGGCGTCAAGTGGGCCAAGGAGAAGCTCCTCACCATAGATCCTATCCAACGCTGCTTCAGCTACGAGGTTCTCGATAATAATATTGGATTCAACTCCTACGTTGCCACCATCAAAGTATTGCCGGTGGACGGCGGTGGGTGCCGGATCGAGTGGTCCTTCGCGTCTGGTCCGATCGAAGGGTGGAGATCGGATGACTTGGGTTCTTTTATTGACTCATGTCTCCAATTCATGGCTAAGAAGATGGAAGCTGCCATCAAGAATGAAGACGGAAGCAGCTGCGGATAA
- the LOC117912028 gene encoding ribonuclease H2 subunit B isoform X2 produces the protein MAWSEGVEETRLLIAPDVNAIGNGLGQFLSLRHPKSGKATCYLFKNGTLQELNWFKQSYGSWFLGDYVCEDGRLYTATIVDPVFIMLPIFEEARMKKRDDPGKFRQLDEIMFVNSYPGYQHLIPIAENCMQVVCEIKEIGSSKFFRLDDSKVLAWLCYKVHQLKQILPTLDKNYAARDTKDTCMVFTTTLWSS, from the exons ATGGCCTGGTCGGAAGGAGTTGAGGAAACTCGTCTTCTCATTGCGCCGG ATGTTAATGCAATTGGAAATGGCTTAGGGCAATTTTTATCCCTTCGCCATCCCAAATCAG GAAAAGCGACATGTTATCTCTTTAAAAATGGGACACTCCAAGAACTTAATTGGTTTAAGCAATCTTACGGGTCTTGGTTCCTCGGGGATTATGTCTGTGAAG ATGGGCGCCTATATACTGCCACTATAGTTGATCCTGTTTTCATTATGTTGCCCATTTTTGAGGAAGCTAGGATGAAG AAGAGGGACGACCCAGGGAAGTTCAGGCAATTAGATGAGATAATGTTCGTTAACAGCTATCCTGGATATCAACATTTAATACCCATTGCAGAGAATTGTATGCAAGTAGTTTGTGAAATCAAAG AAATCGGATCCTCCAAGTTTTTTAGGCTGGATGACTCAAAGGTTTTAGCTTGGCTGTGCTATAAG GTACACCAATTAAAACAGATTCTACCCACATTGGACAAAAACTATGCTGCTCGTGATACgaaggatacatgtatggtttTT ACAACCACCCTATGGTCGTCCTAA
- the LOC117912028 gene encoding ribonuclease H2 subunit B isoform X3, translating to MAWSEGVEETRLLIAPDVNAIGNGLGQFLSLRHPKSGKATCYLFKNGTLQELNWFKQSYGSWFLGDYVCEDGRLYTATIVDPVFIMLPIFEEARMKKRDDPGKFRQLDEIMFVNSYPGYQHLIPIAENCMQVVCEIKEIGSSKFFRLDDSKVLAWLCYKVHQLKQILPTLDKNYAARDTKDTCMVFGKRR from the exons ATGGCCTGGTCGGAAGGAGTTGAGGAAACTCGTCTTCTCATTGCGCCGG ATGTTAATGCAATTGGAAATGGCTTAGGGCAATTTTTATCCCTTCGCCATCCCAAATCAG GAAAAGCGACATGTTATCTCTTTAAAAATGGGACACTCCAAGAACTTAATTGGTTTAAGCAATCTTACGGGTCTTGGTTCCTCGGGGATTATGTCTGTGAAG ATGGGCGCCTATATACTGCCACTATAGTTGATCCTGTTTTCATTATGTTGCCCATTTTTGAGGAAGCTAGGATGAAG AAGAGGGACGACCCAGGGAAGTTCAGGCAATTAGATGAGATAATGTTCGTTAACAGCTATCCTGGATATCAACATTTAATACCCATTGCAGAGAATTGTATGCAAGTAGTTTGTGAAATCAAAG AAATCGGATCCTCCAAGTTTTTTAGGCTGGATGACTCAAAGGTTTTAGCTTGGCTGTGCTATAAG GTACACCAATTAAAACAGATTCTACCCACATTGGACAAAAACTATGCTGCTCGTGATACgaaggatacatgtatggtttTT GGCAAACGAAGATGA
- the LOC117912046 gene encoding F-box only protein 13: MQTDGGFCAPTASRKRKFPLDDLNQDLLERVLSWLPTSVFFRLTSVCKRWKSIADSATFQLACSQIPSRDPWFFMVDPHLNQWVVFDSAERNWKTLNHPPLLQLNPHIDSIPVAAHDGLICFRNSSGHYIVCNPVTGSTRQLPPLDKPPQNQSLHAIAMNSFSTSHHSYKLVLVYGELSSLTFRIYNSSVNLWEEEIRLSRKAENPENSFQSDPDDDDETVYFLSITGNVVATNMQRSPSKQYSSVITRKDGGEEIVYFLSSSGTVVSCNLTSKLFYEYPKLLPALSEYSIDIVESKGEFLVVVLSEFLETASLRVWKFDEDTRAWRQIAAMPPAMSHEFYGKKVDINCAAAGHQILICINSGELCRYILCDLVANEWIELPQCIKEGEAKEFMSAFSFEPRIEASV, translated from the coding sequence ATGCAGACCGACGGTGGTTTCTGTGCTCCCACGGCCAGTAGGAAGAGAAAATTCCCTTTGGATGATCTCAATCAAGACCTCCTCGAAAGGGTTCTTTCGTGGCTACCGACCTCCGTCTTCTTCCGCCTTACTTCAGTGTGCAAAAGATGGAAATCAATTGCAGATTCTGCAACTTTCCAGCTAGCATGTTCCCAAATCCCCTCCAGGGACCCCTGGTTTTTTATGGTTGATCCCCACCTCAACCAATGGGTCGTCTTCGACTCCGCCGAACGGAATTGGAAAACCCTCAATCACCCACCCCTCCTCCAGCTCAACCCCCACATCGATTCCATTCCTGTTGCAGCTCATGACGGATTGATCTGTTTCCGCAACTCCTCCGGCCACTACATTGTCTGCAACCCCGTGACAGGCTCCACCAGGCAACTTCCTCCGCTTGATAAACCCCCACAAAATCAATCCCTTCACGCCATTGCGATGAACTCGTTTTCCACATCCCACCACTCATACAAGCTTGTGCTGGTGTATGGTGAACTTTCCTCCCTCACATTTAGAATCTATAACTCAAGCGTGAACCTCTGGGAAGAAGAGATCAGGCTGAGCAGAAAGGCTGAAAACCCTGAAAACTCTTTCCAATCCGACccagatgatgatgatgaaactGTATATTTCCTCAGTATTACGGGCAATGTAGTGGCGACCAACATGCAGAGAAGCCCATCTAAGCAGTACTCATCAGTCATCACTCGTAAAGATGGTGGGGAAGAGATCGTTTACTTCCTTAGCTCGTCAGGGACGGTGGTGTCCTGCAACCTCACCAGCAAACTCTTCTACGAGTACCCCAAGTTGCTGCCTGCCCTTTCCGAGTATTCCATTGATATAGTTGAATCCAAGGGAGAGTTCTTAGTCGTTGTGCTGTCTGAATTCCTGGAAACTGCCAGCCTCAGAGTGTGGAAATTCGACGAAGACACGCGGGCTTGGCGTCAGATTGCAGCAATGCCGCCGGCAATGTCCCATGAGTTCTACGGCAAGAAGGTGGATATCAACTGTGCTGCTGCCGGTCACCAGATACTAATCTGCATAAACTCCGGCGAGCTATGCAGATACATTCTATGTGACCTGGTGGCCAATGAATGGATTGAGTTGCCCCAATGTATCAAGGAAGGTGAAGCCAAGGAGTTCATGTCTGCCTTCTCATTTGAACCTAGGATTGAGGCTTCTGTATGA
- the LOC117912028 gene encoding ribonuclease H2 subunit B isoform X5: MAWSEGVEETRLLIAPDVNAIGNGLGQFLSLRHPKSGKATCYLFKNGTLQELNWFKQSYGSWFLGDYVCEDGRLYTATIVDPVFIMLPIFEEARMKKRDDPGKFRQLDEIMFVNSYPGYQHLIPIAENCMQVVCEIKEIGSSKFFRLDDSKVLAWLCYK; the protein is encoded by the exons ATGGCCTGGTCGGAAGGAGTTGAGGAAACTCGTCTTCTCATTGCGCCGG ATGTTAATGCAATTGGAAATGGCTTAGGGCAATTTTTATCCCTTCGCCATCCCAAATCAG GAAAAGCGACATGTTATCTCTTTAAAAATGGGACACTCCAAGAACTTAATTGGTTTAAGCAATCTTACGGGTCTTGGTTCCTCGGGGATTATGTCTGTGAAG ATGGGCGCCTATATACTGCCACTATAGTTGATCCTGTTTTCATTATGTTGCCCATTTTTGAGGAAGCTAGGATGAAG AAGAGGGACGACCCAGGGAAGTTCAGGCAATTAGATGAGATAATGTTCGTTAACAGCTATCCTGGATATCAACATTTAATACCCATTGCAGAGAATTGTATGCAAGTAGTTTGTGAAATCAAAG AAATCGGATCCTCCAAGTTTTTTAGGCTGGATGACTCAAAGGTTTTAGCTTGGCTGTGCTATAAG TAA